Genomic segment of Aphelocoma coerulescens isolate FSJ_1873_10779 chromosome 6, UR_Acoe_1.0, whole genome shotgun sequence:
GGGGATGAGGGCTCAGCCAGAGGCGCCCCAGATCACTTCTcagcggggacatggggacccGATAAGGTGtgctcctgcctctccctttTTACcgttggggtggggggaagacATCTTCCTCCCCTGCACAAACCCCGTCCCCGCAGTTCCCCTGCCAGGAAACAGTTCCCCTCCGCAGGCGGGAGCACTTtgttctccctctctcctcctgaGCCTTTTCATCTGTCTCTCAACTTTCCCGGGCCCAGCTGCCGTGCTGCCCGTGCCCACTTCCCTTTCACCCTCCCGCATTTGGTCCGGGGGTGGGGCGCTCCCGGAACGCTGCGGGTACTGCCGGTGCCCTCAGAGGCTGCTCCGTCCCTTCACCCCCAGCTCCTCACACCGCCGCTCTGGCTTCtgagagcaggaagggttaTTACCATTGCTCCTTTTGTACGGGCTGAGCAGAGCATTTGGAGGAGCGGTGGGCTTCTCCTCTGCGGCCATACAAGGCCATAAAGGGAACACCTAAACCTTCAACCATAACTCCCTTCCAAGCGGAATAGCCACAGCGATTCTAATGCTTAAtacctccccccgcccccggtACATGGTGTATTTATTGGCCTTGactgttttgttattttaagcaTCACTGCTTTagagcagaggaaaatattcACCATTGCAGCGCTTTCTGGAGACACCCCAGTTCCCTAATGACGTTTGAAAGAGTCAGAGAGATTTCTTCAAATCAGTATTACCATTTACTGATACCTGACTTTGAGAAATACGCCTCCATCCAATGGGAATTTTACTTACTTATCATCAAATTTCCTTAATCCAAAACTGCATCATGTTCCTGAGATCTCAGCAAGATTGATAGCACCTGAGCCCTTTTAAATTTAGCTGAAATTCTTGCATTAGAGACACCAAATTTGTGCAATTGCAATCAAATACTAATATCTCAAAAGGCTACAAAAAATACAGCATAGATTACAAAATAGTCAAGGAGACTTCCAGAGGTGACTGCACAGCCCACTGCCCACAGCGACACATAATGTTTCTTTTTACCAGACAAGGGTACTCAAGCGGCAATTGGCCCCTGTATACAAAAGATATTCAAGGATACTGACAGAGAACCCTCAGAGCATTCATTACAGGAGCCCAAATTACCAGTGCGCCGGAAACCTTCTAATAACCCCCCAGATCACCTCTAAAGGGATGGAAATTTTTATTGCTCTTTTCATGTTAGCTGGCAATTGACTTGGAAAGATTTATGTCAACTTACATCAGTCAAAGATCATTTCTCAGAGCCCTTTTTCTGGCCTGAAATCAGGTCATTTTGATCATCAGTTTACTAAATCcttattaaaaatttaaagtGCATAGCACAGTGGTAAAGAATTTTACTGCCACTTATGGAAAACCAGCTTCGGAATgtcaaaattcttttgatcatcaCCCTGATAACTGCACGTGAAATGACTAGATACTGTTTCGTAGGTAGGACATTTCAAGATCCTTTCCATGATCTTTTTAGGTAAGAGGTTCTTACTAATCTACTGAGGCTGTACATAAAAACGTGAAGATATAATATCATACTtattcagaaagaaattttttaaatcttaaaagCATCTGTTCTGCTACTATACCAAGCCCAGTATCAAGTAACAGGTGTATCCACATATTTGGCTAGAAGCACAGTTCCATGACAGAAAATCTCATCTAGTAAGTAGCTGAAGGGGTTGGATACCTGCTTTAGAAGACAGAGGGAAATTCATGCTTTTCTGTACTCAGCCTCAGAGTAAATAGCAGGGGGGCAGAACAAATCTAGATAAGGAGTCTATGCCTCTTTTAATGAAGAGGAGCTTTCTTTTGGGACAGGATGAATACGTCTACAATCCTTGAGAAAGGAATTCACatgaaagctggaaaaaatagGTTTATTAAAAGATTCCATTTATATTATTGTTTGTCCCACCCCGTTTATATTTTACAGTTGCCTATAAATGCAAGGGCCTGAAGTCCATGATTCAGATTGTCCAACATGTCTTTGTACAACATGTTTAGCTCGGTGCTGCATCATAACTCCACCAGGCAGTTACAGACAAGGGCAGCCCAGATATCTATCAGTAGTGCAAATCCTCTTGTCAGAGTCCATATCAGAGGGTCAGACACCCAGCAAGAAAGCTCTGGGGTCCCTGTACCCTACAAAGCACGGTGCTGCCCAAAAGCCAActggctgtgctctgcaggcGCTGCTGAGGTCCAGAGCGGGTGCCGGCAGGGCCGCCAAAGGGAAGCCCTCGGAGGCAGCCCCTTGCCGGGGCAGAGGCGGCGGCCGGGCCACGTATGTGACCGGCAAGGGCACCACAGCGCTCTGAGGTGCGTAAGGGAGAGCGGGGCTGCAGAACGGCTCCGTCCTCAACTCCTGCAGCTGCCGCTTGAGCTTCATCCGGCGGTTCTGAAACCAGGTCTTGATCTGGGGGAAGGGTacaggggaaggagaaaagacGAGGTTACAACACCACCCAGGTTTGTGTATCTCGTTCCTTGGAGCTGCGCTGCCGCCATTCCCCGAGCCCGCGCGGCAGCCGGAGCGCCCCAGAGCTCACCTGCACCTCGGAGAGGCGCATCCGGCCCGCCAGCTGCCGGCGCTCGGCGGCGCCCAGGTACTGCTGCCGCTGGAAGGAGCTCTCCAGGGTGCTGATCTGCTCCGCGCTGAACGCCGTGcgcagccgccgcccgccgcgcccgcaGGGCTCCTCGGGGCCCGGGCACTCGAGACCCTCCTCCGGCACGGGCTGCCCCGCTCCCGACGGCCTCCcgcctgctcctggggacagggacaaggaggaAAGGGTCAGCCAAGCCCGGGCACCGCGTGGGGAACCGCCGGCCTCCTCCGCCCCCGAGCAGCCCCCCCCGCGCGgtggtgccttccctggccccgggggtgtcccaggccccccgcccccctcccgggaGCCCCAGGATGTCCCGGGGCCGCGGGTACCTGCGGCGGGAGTGGCCGCCACgcgctccctgctcctgccgcCTCTCCCGTCCCGCGGGCCCGCGGGCTGCTCCTGGCCCCGCTCGCTCTGGCCGAGGCTGGGGCCGGAGCCGAGCCGGTAGCCTGCGGACGATGCTCGGTGTGGAGAGCCCTCCGTGGGGCTCTTGAGAGCTTGGCTGCTCTGGGACAACCACTCCACGGAGAAAGGGGCCTTAGTCATCCTGCCTCGCTTCGGAGATGCCGGGAAGGAGGGTGTCGGGGAGCACGGGCCTCTCCTTTATACCGCAACTCCCGGAGGAAAACGTTGTTTGTGTAAGTACACATCAAAGGGTCAGATAAGTATCATCTAATTGCTATCAGTCCTCCCCCCCAACAAAAGATATCGTTCACACATTGCCCTAGCTCGCGGAGGCTTGGCTCCGCCGTGTCTGCCCCTGAGGAGTTCGCTCCGCCGTCAGTGATTTACAGCTCTTGTTACATCCTATCCCCATGCAAATGGCATTTATGGAGTTGAGCAGCCTCAAACGGCGCTGGGGAATGTACCCCCGGGGGAGCGTAGCATGCCCGGCCGCTGGAGGGAGAGGGGACGCTGCTGCTTCCGATCTCCCTTCCCCTGGAGTTCGCTTTTCCACTCGTTTTCAAGCACCAGGTCCACTGTTCAAAGCTTTTTTCTCaagctgctcctctctgggctgAGCACTTAGGTCCCGAGACAGCCTCAGGCAGGCAAGCAGAGAAACTCACTCACTGGGTTCTCCAGGACTGCAGCATCAGGTTATAAGCACCAGGCACAGGCTGAGGCGTTTGGAGAAGAAGGCTGTGAAACACAAAAAGGTAAATGTCAAGGTCATTGGATTCCAAGACTCAATAGGCTTCTAGAGGTTTCTATAAAAGTATGGTTTCTGGACTAAAGAATCAGAAAATCACAATTATTGCCTTAGACTTAACATTCTGCTGAGAGTTCTGCTGAGGTTACAGAATTCATGTCACCTGCAGCTATGCAGGTCATCCAAATTTCTCTGCTATTTTACTATCCCTCTCTTTCCTCTTACTACCTTATGTGTGTCTTTCAAAAACGTTCCTGTTCATCTTTGGGTTTTCTGTGCAACAGGAACACTTGGCTGATGTAGTAAAGCCTCTGTAGCATACTGACAAAAGGCTCTTGGTGCTTTGTGGGCAGTTTTCCACTGCAGGGTAACCATGAATTCCCTCCCCTTTTAACCTTCCCCTCCTGTGCGAGAACAGAGTGGGACTTCCACAGAACTGATAACTCCTATCACACCCCTGCTTGGTATCAGTCTGCCTCCAGAAATCATGACTGCATGTCTTATTTATCTGTCCTTGTTCCTGCTGCTTTATGCTCACCCACCACCTGCACACAAACCCCAGTGCTCTGCCGTCTACCCTGTGACTTGGCCAACCTGTTACTCTGCCACTCTGGCTACGTTTCTCAGCATTCGCTTTCTCTGTGATAACAGTTACTGTAACCATGGTTCTATCTATTTCTTATACTGTCAGTGGGGCAGAGTTTGAAGACTGAAACCCTCCTACTTAATGTCTAAATCTTCCAACGTATTCAATTTTAATCTTCTcaagatatatattttttctttatattaatCCAGTAAAAGGTTTTATTATAATTCTCTTTGTCAATCTTTTCCTAAACCAAACATTTCAACCTCTTGTCCATGCCCAATACAGTTGCTACACCCATTCATCAGGAAATCCTACAGTTTTTTGTTCACCAGAAAATTGTTTCAGTGAACCATATTCAAGTTTGACTTGAGAACCCCTTTTAGGCTCTGTCTCTCCTTGATTGCTCATTCTCATGGCATAGTCTGAGTCCTTCTCTGCTCTACCAGTGATGACACTGTTCAAGAGTTTGTCTCTAACCAAACAAGAGTACAAACACGATTGTCACCTTTATTTAAAGGTGTCTAATAACCAATTTAGAACCACAACTATACATGACCAGAGCCCTCCTGGAGCCCTTTGTTTCTGGCCTGTGTAGGTAGGGATTGACATTGCAGCCTGAGCCCACTAAACAAGCTTCCTGGAGGAAAAAGGTGtaaaaatgtgtaaataaaCATTCAAGCATTAATGCCTCCCATACATGTCATCTACCTAAAGAAGTCCACAAACAGCTCTAGCACGGAcaaacacacacccacacacaccccTACATATATATGTGGGGCCTTTTTACCACATGAAATTGTTTGATATCTAATTACTTGAATTCTCACCCATTTATCCTTCTCAAGCATGTTCTGATTAACAATGGAAAGTTCAGAAAGTTTACTAGACCAAACTGTGCAAGATTGCTTTTAAATTTCCTGTTttataacacacacacacccacccaccccctTCCCCCACCCTACATTGAATACTTCAGGTTTTTAACTATTCTTTTCTTTAGGTAAATGTGAAAACTTCCCCCACCACAAACCTAaggatatattttaaaataccagaACTTCTGGGCATCAGACATCCTGTTGGCAACGTATTTCACAGAGCAGACCAAGCAGGCAGGAGATGGAGAGGAGACAGAATCTTCTCTATTCACTGAATTACTAAAGGACAAGTCCCTTGAGTCAGCTGCATTTAACATGTGGCCTGGCAGCAACCTCTCCAGTCAGAACTGGGAATATCAGTGCCACTGCCTGCTTGCAGAATCCTGCCAAGCCTCCCCTGCAGTCAGGCAAAATGCCATTCTCAAGGACTAATTCTCATGAATGTCAGAAAAAGAAAGTGTAACTTTTCTGCAAGCTTCCTTCTCAATTTAAAAATTTCTGATCACTGTAACAGCATTCTGCACCATAGATGGggcaaaatcccatcccagtgagATAAATTTGTCCCATGTGCCCAGAATTATTTCCAATCTTAGTCCTTACAGAATATTATGCATAAGTAATATACTTATATCCTACTTATATCCTTATATATAACATACATACTTATATACCTctatacaatttttttaaaatataaaagagtCTATGTCTATGACATGACGTTTTCCAGCTTTATGTCAACAAATAAAGACACTTGGCAAGCTGTTGGATAGGACAAAAAGAACACATGACCTATGATGGAGCtctaaaaatagaaaatctcGAGTTTTATCATCTACTGATACATCCGCCTTTACTGATTTGAAGACTTTTTACCATCTGAGCTGCAAATTACATCTCTATACACTGCTGGTTTATTAATTGCATTGTATTGAAGCAAATGGCACTGCAGAAAGATGGCATCAAATGCTGAGCTCCCAGAGACACAAATTGATCATGGTCTGACAAGGTTAAACCAAATCTCATTTCCATTACACATAAAATTTATAAGTCTCCTGGATAGGTAGCAGATGACTTCTGAATGTAATGCTACAATACTTAACAGCTGCTAGTTTAATTTTATCTAAAATTCTTAAGCTGCCTTCTTTCTGTTTCTATCTATTATTCATTAAATGCTTGTTTGAAAATCGCCTGCTAAACTGTGATTCAGAAATACCACGTTTAAAATCAAGTGATATTACCAACAGGATAAAAACCTGCTCATGCTAGTGAAATTTGTCAGAGTAGAGCAGGGATAGATAGCAGCTTTtactctgctgctgcagggggacagagaCAAAGAGCTCAGACATACCAACATGATTACCACTAGCAGGAGTCTGGAGATACATTTACCATAGATAATGGCAATACTCTATGCAGATGTTTGCAGAATACACATCTGCCCTCTCTGGGGAGGCAGCACCTTCCCCTTCAGCTTTGCAGAAATCTACACAAACAAAACTGGTCTCAAGTTGAGGAGGTTCTGCAGAACTATCTAGTCCTACTTGGCTGCCTGCTAGCCAGTTGATACTAGAAATATTTTGGGATAACATCTCAGCCTTTGAGAATTAGTTGTGGCTCCACATCTTCCAGCCcaaagctcagctctgccctagTAAGCCAGCTCAGAGCCCTGCAGAGGTGCAGGATTGTGCTGAGATATCCCCTCCCTATTGGA
This window contains:
- the LOC138112843 gene encoding homeobox protein vent1B-like: MTKAPFSVEWLSQSSQALKSPTEGSPHRASSAGYRLGSGPSLGQSERGQEQPAGPRDGRGGRSRERVAATPAAGAGGRPSGAGQPVPEEGLECPGPEEPCGRGGRRLRTAFSAEQISTLESSFQRQQYLGAAERRQLAGRMRLSEVQIKTWFQNRRMKLKRQLQELRTEPFCSPALPYAPQSAVVPLPVTYVARPPPLPRQGAASEGFPLAALPAPALDLSSACRAQPVGFWAAPCFVGYRDPRAFLLGV